The following coding sequences are from one Phycisphaerae bacterium window:
- a CDS encoding M20 family dipeptidase, whose protein sequence is MTDFAQQVNQRFEEFQARLLEFLRFRSVSADRALHGEVAAAARWLADYLHELLGHAEIHDGLGLPLIYAQTEQDPDKPTVLFYGHYDVQPAHREDGWATEPFEPTMVDGRIVGRGTADDKAPIILYLSAVQLLREQGALPVNLKVIFEGEEESTGEAIFKFVEGRRDHLACDLLISTDAGGFAPGRPAITYGTRGIVYKQIDVTGPNQDLHSGTFGGLVPDPGAALVSVLGRLIGPDGRIDVPGLYDRVRPIASEEHEQFLSLDFGEEDLCRRLEVEGLAGEPEFLPVERLWCRPSLTINGLVGGYTGEGPKTVLPSKASAKLSVRIVPDQTPQEISALLDRRILDLADRRVRTTVQTLGLAEPYLGPRTGPAVAATFKAVLGAFGIEPAMVREGGTLPIMPFFARKLTERILLLGFTRPDCGAHGPNEYFHIDDFRRGIHAVALLLEELGRGGVLR, encoded by the coding sequence ATGACCGATTTTGCCCAACAGGTAAATCAGCGGTTTGAAGAATTCCAAGCGAGACTTCTTGAATTCTTGCGGTTCCGGTCGGTCAGCGCCGACCGGGCCCTGCACGGAGAAGTCGCCGCGGCGGCCAGGTGGCTCGCCGACTACCTGCACGAGTTGCTGGGACATGCGGAGATCCACGATGGGCTGGGGCTGCCGCTGATCTACGCCCAGACGGAGCAGGACCCCGACAAGCCGACGGTGCTTTTCTACGGACACTATGATGTTCAGCCGGCCCACCGTGAGGACGGCTGGGCCACCGAACCGTTCGAACCGACGATGGTGGACGGCCGGATCGTCGGCCGAGGCACAGCGGACGACAAAGCACCGATTATTCTTTATCTTTCAGCAGTCCAACTTCTAAGGGAACAGGGGGCGTTGCCCGTAAACCTCAAGGTGATCTTTGAAGGTGAAGAGGAGTCGACAGGCGAGGCGATCTTCAAGTTTGTCGAGGGCCGACGCGATCATCTGGCCTGCGACCTTCTGATCAGCACGGACGCCGGGGGATTTGCCCCGGGCCGGCCCGCCATCACCTACGGGACGAGGGGAATCGTCTACAAGCAGATCGATGTGACCGGTCCTAATCAGGACTTACATTCAGGTACGTTCGGCGGGCTGGTGCCCGATCCGGGGGCGGCCCTGGTGAGCGTCCTGGGCCGACTGATCGGGCCGGACGGCAGGATCGACGTGCCGGGGCTGTACGATAGGGTCCGGCCGATCGCCTCGGAAGAGCACGAGCAGTTCCTCTCGCTGGATTTCGGGGAGGAGGACCTGTGTCGGCGGCTGGAGGTCGAGGGTCTGGCCGGGGAGCCGGAGTTCCTGCCGGTCGAGCGTCTCTGGTGCCGCCCGAGCCTGACGATCAACGGCCTGGTGGGGGGGTATACGGGTGAAGGGCCCAAGACGGTGCTGCCGTCGAAGGCCTCAGCCAAACTGTCGGTGCGGATCGTGCCCGACCAGACCCCGCAGGAGATATCCGCGCTGCTGGACCGCCGCATCCTGGACCTGGCGGACCGGCGGGTCAGGACGACGGTTCAGACGCTGGGACTCGCTGAGCCGTACCTGGGTCCGCGGACCGGCCCAGCGGTGGCCGCCACGTTCAAGGCGGTACTCGGGGCGTTCGGGATCGAACCAGCCATGGTCCGAGAAGGCGGGACGCTCCCGATCATGCCGTTTTTCGCCCGGAAACTGACCGAACGGATCCTGCTGCTGGGCTTTACCCGGCCGGATTGTGGGGCCCACGGGCCCAACGAATACTTCCACATTGACGACTTCCGCCGAGGAATCCACGCGGTGGCCCTGTTGCTTGAGGAACTGGGGCGAGGCGGGGTGCTTCGATGA